In Thermogemmatispora onikobensis, the DNA window CCCGCCTCAGCTCCGCGCAGCTCTTTTCATTCATAAATTTCAACTTTTCGAGAGGCGTCCCCTCTAGAGGACAGGCCCGTGCCCGCACGGGAATCAGAAGAAGCCCCCCCAGCTGTCCCCGTCGCCAAAGCACATTAAGCTCCTTATGCTCCTCGTTCCGCCCACTCAACAGCTCTGCACTCACCAGCACCACCGCCACCTGAGCCTGCCGGGCAGCCTGCCCCACCTCCTGGGAGGGCACCCGTCCGGCGGGCACATCGAGCGAGGCGAAGCAACGCAGGCGCGAGCGCAGAGCGGGTGTCTGCAAATGATTTCTCAATTCCTCCACGAAGCGCCTATCGCGAGCCGCAGCACACAGAAAGACCAGAGCCGTCTTCGTCTCAGCCGCCGTCATAGCCGATCGATCACCTGCCTCGAGTCTGGAGATTCATCCTATCAACTCCTCATCGCATGATACTCGTCTATTTTAGCATAAGAACGGCCAACATCAATGGATTGCTCTAGAAGAAACTGGCGGCCAATCCAGTACTCAACGGTCATCTTGATGATTATAGACAAGAGCAGCTATATTGGCGCCAGTCGGTGGGACCACCCAGAGAAGAGACGCCAGGAACAGGCGAAGAGATCGGAGCAGCTGAAAGAGAGAAGATAGGAAGCTGACACGAGCTATAATGAAGAAAGTGGGGCCGAGAGGAATCGAACCTCCGACACGCGACTTAGGAGGTCGCTGCTCTATCCACTGAGCTACGGCCCCTTTTTGCTTGATCGGTGATGTAGATGCAGGAACGGCAATGTAAGCCAACGGCCTGCGCTGGTCAGAGGCAAAGCGCACACGCTACCAGTCATAGGCCAGAGAACAGACTGGTTTCATCCTAGCATGCTCTTGGGGTCCTGTCAAGCGCCAGGCGCGGTGCCCGTAACAGCTGGCGGGCGGGGGATGGCAGAGCGCAATGAACCATCGCCAGCGCAGCCCGAGGGGCGAGGCCCCTCTCCCTCTATTTGACAGCCGCTCTTGGCAGGGGCTATCATGCTAGAAAAAAGGACATATGAGGCTCCTGTTTACGCGGAGGAAGAGAGCATGACAGACTCCATCACCGTCGGTCGGGACGTCTTCCATACCCACCGCCTCAGCAACGGCCTGCAGATCGTGGGTCAGAGCATGCCCGACTTCGAATCGGTCTCCATCGCCTACTACGTGCGCACCGGCTCGCGCGACGAGCACGACCCGGCCATCGAGGGCGTCTCACACTTCCTCGAACACATGGTTTTCAAAGGCACGCGCCACCTCGACTGGCAGCAGATCACCCTGGAATTCAACAAAATCGGCGCCGAACTGAACGCTTTCACCTCTCACGAGGCCACCATGTATTTCGCCCGCGTCCTCGACGAATACAGCGAGCGCGCCCTCGAACTCCTCAGCGACATGATGTATCCGCGTCTGGCAGAAAGCGACTTCGAAACCGAAAAAGAGGTCATCATCAACGAGATCGCCCGCTCCGAAGACCAGCCCTACAACCTGGCCTTCCGCCGCCTGGCCCAGACCTACTTTAACGGCCATTCCCTGGCCCATGACGTCCTCGGCTCTCGCGAAAGCATCCGCAACATGCGGATCGAGCAAATGCGCGACTACTGGCAGCGCCGCTATGGCGCCAGCAACATGATTCTGGCCGTCGCTGGCAACTTCGACTGGGAGCGCTTCGTCGCACGCGCCGAGCAGCTTTGCAGCGACTGGCGCAGCGGCGAGAGCGGACGCGAGCCGCAGCCCTACGAACCAGCGCACTCCATCAACAACGTCATCGTTGACCCGCGCCTCAAGCAGCAGATCATCCTGCTCGCCATGCCCTGCGTCAGCATCCAGGACCCCGACTACTACGCTGCCGCCCTTGGGGGCAGCATCCTGGGGGACACCGACGGCTCACGCATCTACTGGAACATCCATCAAAAGGGCCTGGCCGAATCGGCCAGCGCCGGCCTGTGGGCCCTCGAAGACACCGGCATGCTCCTACTCGAAGCCAACTCTACCCCCGAAGAGGCCCCGCGCGTCCTGCGTCTCCTGCGCGCCGAGCTTGAGAGCCTACTTGAGGATGGCATCTACGAAGACGAACTGCGCCGCGCCAAGGATAAATGGATCAGCAGCATCGTCCTCAGCAGCGAATCGACCTTCACCCGCATGCGCACCCTGGCCTCGGATTGGGTCACCGAAGGTCGACTGATCAGCATCGATGAGGAAATCGAGCGCGTTGAGCGCGTCACCACCGACGACATCATGCGCACCCTGCAGCGCTTTCCCCTGCGCGAAAAACAGGTCCTGGTTGCTCTCGGTCCCTTGAGCGAAGAGCAGCTCCTCAACTGAGAGGACGTGACCACAGACACAGAGCACGCCGGCAGCCAGGCCTCATCTCCTGGCCTGCCCTACGCTCAAGCGGCAGTTGGGAAGGCGGCAAATGGGAGGGAGGGAGGAAAGGAGAGAGAGAGAGAAAGCAAGGAGCCGGGCTCAGCCGGGCAGACGGGCCAGCTTATAGCCCACATCCGGCACCGTCAGAATATAGCGTGGATGGCGCGGGTCCGGCTCAATCTTGCGTCGCAAACGACTGATATAGACCCAGACAAAATCTATCTCGCGACTATACTCCGGTCCCCAAACCTTTTCGAGCAGCAGCTCATGGGTCATCACCATACCAGCATGCTGCGCCAGAGTGCTCAGCAAGCGATACTCCGTGCGACTCAACTGCACTGGCTGCCCGTTGACAACAACCTGATGCTGCGCATAATCAATCACCAAATCGCCCGTACGGAAGACGCGCTGATGCCTCGTCTCGGCAGCAGTACCATCCCCACCACGCCGACGCAGACGGCAGCGCACCCGCGCCAGTAGCTCGCGCAGATGAAAAGGCTTATAGACCAGGTCGTCCGCGCCAGCATCGAGGAGGCGAATCCCCTCCTCCTCATGACCGGCAGCACAGAGAGCAATCACCGGCGTCTCCGCAAATTCGCGCAGACGGCGCAGCAGTTCCAAAGCCGGAATATCGGCCAGATCAGCCAGCAAGATCAAGTCTGGCTCCTGCAGATCCAGCACGCGGAAGAACTGAGCGCTATGAGTTGCCAGCTGCACCTGACAGCCCTGCTCCTCCAGATGAGCGCGCAGATAGCGAGCAATACGCGCAT includes these proteins:
- a CDS encoding M16 family metallopeptidase — protein: MTDSITVGRDVFHTHRLSNGLQIVGQSMPDFESVSIAYYVRTGSRDEHDPAIEGVSHFLEHMVFKGTRHLDWQQITLEFNKIGAELNAFTSHEATMYFARVLDEYSERALELLSDMMYPRLAESDFETEKEVIINEIARSEDQPYNLAFRRLAQTYFNGHSLAHDVLGSRESIRNMRIEQMRDYWQRRYGASNMILAVAGNFDWERFVARAEQLCSDWRSGESGREPQPYEPAHSINNVIVDPRLKQQIILLAMPCVSIQDPDYYAAALGGSILGDTDGSRIYWNIHQKGLAESASAGLWALEDTGMLLLEANSTPEEAPRVLRLLRAELESLLEDGIYEDELRRAKDKWISSIVLSSESTFTRMRTLASDWVTEGRLISIDEEIERVERVTTDDIMRTLQRFPLREKQVLVALGPLSEEQLLN